One window of the Deinococcus planocerae genome contains the following:
- a CDS encoding helix-turn-helix domain-containing protein, with the protein MPRIKKTPNPSPLRRLFGQRLRAERHAQELTLEDVAEAADMNWSYIAQVERGERNVSIDNMTALAGAVGRQLYELLMPDEQMGT; encoded by the coding sequence ATGCCGCGGATCAAAAAGACGCCCAACCCGAGCCCGCTCAGACGCCTCTTTGGGCAGCGGCTGCGGGCTGAACGCCACGCTCAGGAGCTGACATTGGAAGATGTGGCGGAGGCTGCCGACATGAACTGGTCGTACATCGCCCAGGTGGAGCGCGGCGAGCGCAATGTCAGCATCGACAACATGACGGCGCTGGCAGGAGCCGTGGGACGACAACTCTACGAGCTGCTCATGCCGGACGAGCAGATGGGGACGTGA